The DNA window GCACCTTGCAAATTCGCTGCCGTACCATGGCCCTCGAGGTAAAATATATGACATGTAAGTGAAAACTAGACATCAAATGTGACTGAtgtataaaaattaaaacgCTGAAATGAAACGCGCAAAGATGAAAGCACATGCTGCTCTCCTACCTAGTGGTATCTACCTAGCCTAATAGTTTGCCTTGCTAATTGTTCCTAAATCCCCAATCCTGATATCCCAATAAATTtcaaaagtaaaataaaaaacagaTCCAGTGCGCTATACGTGGTAATTAAAAAGCCGTTGTAAGTTCACCATGGCGGGGAAAAATATTTTGCCATTCTTGTATTGTTTGCGGTTTGATGTCGTGAATCTTGTGGCGTTGTGATTATGCAGTGTCCATGTTGGATAGACAGCCCAGGCAGACGACTTCGCCCTCGGCGCCTTCTTCAACACAGCAACGGCTACATATCATGGCGTGATGAATGCTGCTATTGGCAGAACTTTTGTTGGGCGTGTCTTGTCGTTCATGATCGTCATGTTGTGGCGCGTGGATGTTGGTAGATGCAGCCATGTCGCATTCGTCCGCGTCGTTCATTTTGAAAGATTGcccgacatcttcatcttcttttccaaatGGAGGCGAATTCATGTCGTTATGAGGATCCTTCTGTCTTCGACATTCGCGAATGCAGACGAAGCAGGTTTGTTCCTGGCACGATTGGCATCTGGCGAAGGAGTCGAGGTCGGATTTCTTGGTTGGTCGACGGTGGCAAACGTGGCAGGGCATAATGGTCATACCGCCAATCTTCACAGGCGCTTTACAGGCGCTGTCGTTGCTATCATGGGCGACTTGTGATGTCGTTACTAGCAGCTCGCGAGAGGAGGCGTTTCGCCAATGTGCAGAGTGCGTggtgtcgtcgtcatcgtgAATCGCTCGGAGTCGTTTCGTCGGAGGCAGCGTCTTGCGCGCCGAAACGCCATCCACAGTGCTCTCCAGCCCTGCCTGTTGGTTCAAGACGTGAAAGACGGTGGCGTTGGAGCCGGGATGCGAGAATCGGAGAGTTTCGCTGCCATCGTGATCCCATTTTCGTTTTGTCGTCGCACGATGgacatcatcgccaacaTAGGGCATTGTTGGATGTGAATTGGCCTCTTCAGTCTGGCCTGATGAGGATTGCTGCGGCAGCTGACGCTACTGCAGTTATAAGGGAGACGACCACTCAGATAAAATGCGATGAGAGCAAGATCGGTAGCGATTCTAGGTATATGCTTGGTAGGAAAGGACGTCtcgtaggtaggtaggtagtcgGTAGAAAAGTCGCAAAAGCGGCTCCCGAAGACGATTTCACACAGACGAGCTGTTTCGCAGCCTCTCTAGAAAAACAGAAATGAAGATTTGTTCAAAGGTAGAAAAGGAATGTCTAGGTTTCAAAAAAGAGGTTCATGTAACTTTTCGCCCCCAGTCAATTTTCGTGACCTGGATGGCCCTGTTGATCCAGCTTAATCACCGGGTGAATTTCGATCGAGGTGACGGGCTGGGGCGATTTTATTGGAGGTTTGGATTTATATGGGGCGTAGTCAGCTGGGATGATTCTCGATACAGATGGGTGCTCTGCCACTATCTACAAAGTAAGCTGCATCTACGGCCATACCATAATACGGTTGTGATTAATATTAACTGGGAGTATTTATTGAGTTATAATATATGTCAATacaatttctttttacaGCCAATTGCTCAAATATGCTCCGGTTGACGAGCTTCCATGTTACACCCCGGCTAAGACTGTTTCGCTTACATCTGCAGTTCCGTAGGTAAGgaaatgagaaaaggaaCATGCCTTGGACATTCAACAAAAGCAAAGTAATAAATGATGATTATTATTCCATAGGCTGCATAAACGCTTTTTTACCGACAACAAGTGAATTCGACTCCTGAGAATATGCTATCAGAAATCATATCTCTCTATAGTACCTACCTCGGTTTATATAAATGTAGCACGTCATTTGTCCTAATATGAACATTAGAGAGAGATAGACAACGTTCGAAATCACTTCACGGCGAGTAGAGCTGTTTGCCCACGGTAAATTTCACACGTCTGGCTCAATAgataatataaaactagtaTTGAAACGGCatctaatttttttttctttaaagcTCCGAGGCAGCCAACCCAGCCACCAACATACATAGATACATGCATCACGTCTTGACAAAAACGACCAATCCATTTTatccgcctccgccagcaCAAaagagcttttttttctaaggAGGAaactagtagtagtatacACAGGCACACAGGGAATTATAACCTCCTTCATCGGCGGACCTTGGTCTCCGCGGGAGGGTCGTAGGTAATCTTTCTGGACTTCAGCCAGGCCCACTTGTATCGCTTGACCCAGACGCTGAGAGCCCACAGAGCCGAGGTGGCAACCAGAACCTTCATACCCATCTTCTTGCGCTCGTCCATCTCAGGCTCGGCAGCCCAGTTGAGGAACTCGACAACGTCCTTGGCCATCTGGGAGGTGGAGGCAGGGGTGCCGTCCTCGTACTCGACGAGGCCGTCGTACAGAACACGAGCCATGGCAATGCCGGTACCGGGGAAGTAAGGGTTGAAGTTCATGCCGGGGGGCAACGGTGACACCCGCAGGAGCCTCCTCGGGGTAACCGGTGAGCAAGCTGAAGATGTAGTCACAGCCACCGTGGCGGGCCTTGACGATCAAGCTCAGATCCGGGGGCAGAGCACCGTTGTTGGCAAATCGAGCAGCCTCATCGTTCTTGTAGGGAGCAGGAATGTAGTCGGCCAGCTTTCCGGGTCGCATGGGGATCTCGCCCTGCTCATCGGGTTCGTCGGGGTACTCGTTCTCCTCGGCCAAAGCCTTGGCCTCGTCGACAGTCAGGACGGTACCGACAAGAGTTCGGTAGGGGACTCGAGAGAGGGAGTGGCAGCTGGCGCAGACCTCACGGTAGACCTGGAAACCACGACGAAGACTGTATTAAAAAGTCGGATGTAAGCAATCGAGCTTGCCAAAAAAGCCAATTCTTAGAAACAGAGGGTATATCTTACGCCTGGTGATCGAAGGTCTTGAAGAACTGCTCGTGAACCCAAGGGTAGTGAGTGGCATGGAGACTGTAATGAAACCCGTCAGCAATTGATCGTTTAGACAAGAGCAAGTCGTGCAAGTATTTTTATGCCGCATCGGGCACATATGGCCGTAGACGAGATGCGCAGCACTGCTGCAcaggaagagggagagaagtCACATACCCCTCCTCAGCAGGGGCCGAGGCAAAGGCCACGGGTCCATAGAGATGGTAGTACCAGGCCAGAGAACCGGCGGCGAGGGTGGTGGAAGCAATAGCGGCGATGTTGAGGCGCGCGGGAGAAGCTTCGGCACCAGAGCTTGTTGAAGCAGCACGCTAGAAGACAAGTCAGCTCCAGCCATTCCCAGAAACAAATCCAGCAAGTCCTCGTTGCAATTGAAACGCCCACGGCCCGACGGCCTGCAGTTGTCGTTGCAGCTGCTCAGCCCTCGGCAGGGCCTCGAGCGAAGCCGTGGGGGAGCAGCATCGTAGTTTTTCGAGCTTGTGGCAGGTTTTCGGGGCCACCCACCTTGGAGACGTTCACGGCGGCATTTCGAAGCCCATTGAGGGTGCGCGCCGGGCGCAGACACGACCTTGCCAGCATAATTGGCAAGCTGTACCGAAGCCGCAGGGGGTGAGCCGCAATCAAAAGTGAGGACGGCGATGTATCGATCTCGGGTCGGGGCGTTCAAAAGGGCTCAGCGGGAGAAGTTGATAGAGAAAATCCATCGTTCCGAAATGGGCCGACGCTGATTGGCCAAAGTCACGTGCGCATGGGATGTTGCTCGGAATGGTGGGGAGCAGCGAAGCCGCCCGGAGTGCGAGGGTGCAGCTGGACTTTAGCGGGCACGCCAGCTGTGCGCCAGCTGTCTGCCACCTGGCGGCGCTCGCTAATGCGCGCTGGCCAAGCCCGCAGCCACCCCCTGTAGCGAGTTTCATCCAGCCTTGCCCGCTGCAGGTTGCCAGGCAAACCAGGACCTTTCTTCGTGCCCCGCCCCCACCATTGTCAAAACAATCCGTCAATCATTTCGCACCTCGATACGAAGCCtcacccaaaaaaaattataagcaGGGCTCGCAGCCTCGATCTTGCTTCTCGCGCTTCccgctttttttctatatcTGTTAGACATCATCATACGCATTAGCCGCCGACTTTGTGCTCGCCTGCAAAATGGCCTCCTCCAAGATCTTCTCCCTCGAGGGCAAGGGGCTCAAGCTCGACACCGCCGAAGACATCGAGCCTCACCTCGCCCCCCTCTGCGCGCTGGATGACGTCGAAGAAGTGCGATTCTGGGGCAACACGCTCGGCGTTGGCGCCTGCAAGCGTCTCGGCGAAGTCCTGTCCACCAAGAAGAGTCTCAAGGTATGCGCGCTCCCGAAAACCGCCCCCTTACTTGTCCAGTGCCCTGACATCTAACGAGCCCAGTCCGCCAACTTCGCCGACCTTTTCACCGGCCGACTGCTGAACGAGATCCCGGCTGGCATTTCCGCCATCCTCACCGCTGTCCTGAACCACCCCAACCTTACCACGGTCAACCTCAACGACAATGCCTTCGGCCTCAACACCCAAGCCCCGCTTGTggcttttctctcctcccaCGTGCCCCTTCAACACCTGCATCTGAACAACAACGGCCTCGGTCCCCACGCCGGTATCCTTGTCGCCGATGCGCTCTCAGAACTCCacgccaagaaggaggcggcCCGCAAGGAGGGCAAAGAGGTGCCTCACCTCGAGACCGTCATCTGTGGCCGAAACCGACTTGAGAACGGCAGCATGGCCGCCTGGGCCAAGGCCTACAGCCTTCacaacaagatcaaggagatcaagatgGTGCAGAATGGCATTCGACAGGAGGGAATCTCTCGTCTGCTCAGCGAGGGTCTCAACCACGCTAGCGAGCTCAAGATTCTTGATCTGCAGGACAACACCTTTACCATCATGGGAGCCAGGGCGCTCGCCAAGGTTGTGCCCACATGGGCAGATCTGCAGGAGCTCGGCGTTGGCGACTCTCTGCTAAGTGCCAAGGGCAGCCTCTTGCTGGCTGACGCCCTGTCACAgggaaagaacaagaagctggagactCTACGACTACAGTACAACGACATCAAGGCCGAGGGCGTCAAGCAGCTGGCTAGATCTGCAAAGACAGCTCTCCCTGCGCTGAGACGTATCGAGCTGAACGGAAACAAGTTtaccgaagacgacgagtcCATCCTCAACCTGCAAGAACTCCTCGAGGAGCGGAAAGAGAAGTTTGCCGGAGATATTGTCATCGAGGATGAGTGGGGTGTCGACAGCCTCAGcgatcttgaagaagaggagagcgaagaggaagaagaaagcgaggaggaggaagaggaggaaatcgAGGAGaaggccgagaagctcatcaaggaTGCCGAGGAGGCCCAAAAGCAGCCCGTTGCGCAGCGCAAGGACGCGGACGTGGACGATCTGGCATCGCAACTGCAGAAGACTCAGCTATAATTTTTGGCGAAatttttcttgtcttcttgttcttggtATTCTTAGTTCcctctcctgcttctcctccctccctttttttcccaccagTTGGTTTATTTAGACGTTTCATTTCACATACTCCATACACCTTACTCGCACTCGCACTCGCACTCTTGCACATAGCACTCTTGACACACTTGACACAAAGTTGTTTCCTTCACTACATTACTCAATGAA is part of the Trichoderma atroviride chromosome 1, complete sequence genome and encodes:
- a CDS encoding uncharacterized protein (BUSCO:EOG092D38RE) translates to MASSKIFSLEGKGLKLDTAEDIEPHLAPLCALDDVEEVRFWGNTLGVGACKRLGEVLSTKKSLKSANFADLFTGRLLNEIPAGISAILTAVLNHPNLTTVNLNDNAFGLNTQAPLVAFLSSHVPLQHLHLNNNGLGPHAGILVADALSELHAKKEAARKEGKEVPHLETVICGRNRLENGSMAAWAKAYSLHNKIKEIKMVQNGIRQEGISRLLSEGLNHASELKILDLQDNTFTIMGARALAKVVPTWADLQELGVGDSLLSAKGSLLLADALSQGKNKKLETLRLQYNDIKAEGVKQLARSAKTALPALRRIELNGNKFTEDDESILNLQELLEERKEKFAGDIVIEDEWGVDSLSDLEEEESEEEEESEEEEEEEIEEKAEKLIKDAEEAQKQPVAQRKDADVDDLASQLQKTQL
- a CDS encoding uncharacterized protein (EggNog:ENOG41), with the translated sequence MPYVGDDVHRATTKRKWDHDGSETLRFSHPGSNATVFHVLNQQAGLESTVDGVSARKTLPPTKRLRAIHDDDDTTHSAHWRNASSRELLVTTSQVAHDSNDSACKAPVKIGGMTIMPCHVCHRRPTKKSDLDSFARCQSCQEQTCFVCIRECRRQKDPHNDMNSPPFGKEDEDVGQSFKMNDADECDMAASTNIHAPQHDDHERQDTPNKSSANSSIHHAMICSRCCVEEGAEGEVVCLGCLSNMDTA